A stretch of DNA from Esox lucius isolate fEsoLuc1 chromosome 18, fEsoLuc1.pri, whole genome shotgun sequence:
CAGATGTAGGCCTGCCCAATTTATCCAATACCTGACCATGGTCATCTGGGGGAGGTCAGTTACCTCTGTCAGCAGCATTTAAAAGAAaccattttttctttgtcttcaaAGATGAGTCCCAGAAATGTAGTCCAAAAAATTCTCCAATTTGGTAGTCATCTAATTTATATAAACTTTGAAAAAGGTTTATATAAAGAAAAGACTAATAATACCACTTTATCTCACTCTTctattgtcttttattttcgATAACATGAATAATATCAGAAACCTTGTCTCCTGGAATGTCACTCATAACCACAATAATGAAGGGGTTTAGAGAACAGGCCAAGTCAAGGTTTATATAAAACTGCCAAATATTCTCCTATTGTTCACTGGACATTGATTTTAGATTAAGTGAAAAAAATGGGGGtaaaaaaatcacaattgaataaaaatgtatatttctttcccCCACCTTTTGAATACAAAATAGgaaatgcaataaataattcTTCCACATTTTATAGAAAACCTGGTCAATTCTATAGAATCTGCTTTTAAGCACAATGACACTAAAGACACTTTgtcatgtgaaataattttcCATAGTTTTCTGGACAGCTACATAGGTCCAACAACTCCATATTGAAATACAAATTGAtctatatgaaatgtattttaaaacaattgcatGTGTTAACTTGGCAATAACTCAATATATTGCCGTGCACCTGTAGGTATTCAGCAGTAAGTAATGAGAATAGTTCTACAGTAAATTACTAAAAAGTAAAATGGAAGAGTAAATTACTGAAAATCCTCAAAGCGTgacatgaaaaaacaaacacagtgttACTGGCTGTCTCTCTGGCAGGAGGCCCTATATTTGGCACACTGACTCTGTCACCTCAGAAGGTGTGTCTGCATGCAACCAATACTAAGAGAGGAAATGAGACCTACCCCTTCAGAAGGGGTCAGCCTCTGGCCAACAGATCTACAGCACCTGCCCTCAATTCCCCCACTGTCATATGAgttcacaaaatatttaaaaaaatatataatcttaAAGCTATGTTATTAGAAGCCAGGTTTAAAGACCACAAACAGTAGACCTGTAAAGACAGAATTGGTCACGTGAACCAAGGAGGCTGAATATGATCTgatctttctccctttctttttctgcCATTCTCCCCCATATTGTCTCCCTCTGAGTAACCGACACATTCATACACCTTTCAAATATTTAAGACTATCCTCCTGGATCAGGTGATCCCCATCAGTTGGCTCAAACactttagctagctaatctTTTAACGGGTAACTGAGTGGATGTTTAACAGCTTAACTGAGCGGCTGTCTTGGCCTGGCCTTCCTGATGAAGCTTCACTGCCCCCAAGTGCTCATCACTGGTACTGCACCGTCTGCATCAGCACACAAGGCAGCTGAATTGGAAACATTTGAGGCAGGATTTTACACAGTGCCTAAAGAACATTAGTTTTCCCTAAATAACATGTAGCCTAAATCAGGTTTATTCACACATAACCACAGTGATCTGTCAACTTGAAGTGCCTTTCCTGACCTCTAACCATGACCTCATAACAAGAGGCTGACTCCTGACCTCTAACACAGACCTAACAAGTTGCTGTGCCCAAACCTCTAACCCTGACCTCCTAACAAGATGCTGACCTCTAACCCTGACCTCCTAACAAGATACTGATCTCTAACCCTGACCTAACAGGGTTAGAGGAGATGTTAAAGCACATATGGTCCCACCAACTGGACTGCATCCCCCAGAATCCCTTTCAAAACAAGTCCCTCCAGCTCTGGTCTTACCTCCAAGGGCCACTCAGAGAGGCCAACACTCCTTAGCTGTGGATTAGTGAAGTTTTCCCAGCACCATTGGAATACAGGGCAAGACTGAGATTGGCCTAAGACAGTTAGGATCAGTTTGATCTCCCCCTGTAAAGGACGAATGGTAGCTGTGTTCCAAGCACTGGGAATTTCTTTAGAGCGAGATTAAGTTAATAAGGTGAGAAAGCCTCTGCGATGATATAGGACTGCTGCCTTGAGGGAAAACTCATCCAGGCCATTTGACCCACAGTTTCAGTATGTTATCTAGTTAAAAGTAGACCCCACTGGGTTCATGTGTAAATACCCATTTAAAAAGTGTGTTTCAAATGGCATCTCCAAATAGTGCTCTTCTTTTGACCAGGGGCATAGACTTGGGGAAGGCAAGGGACCATGACCCCCCCTccatattacagacaggtcaatttgaccctcttcccctggaaaagagtgaaaatcccaggatccattgaccctgaccccccccGGTTTGAAACTCAAACCTATGCCCTTGCTTCTGACCGCGAGCCCATAGCACTGCACAGGGAGCAGGACTCTGTGTGTGTCGTCACATTCAGGATGTTAGATTTAAATGTGGTGTGTTTCTTTCCTGTGGCAGGTTCTGATAGGAACAGGGAAGACTACAGCGTGTGCTTGGCTAGGTAGGTCCTGCTGTGGATCTCTGTGATGCAACACACGAAGCCTCACCAAAGGGTCACAgggcccaaatgacaccctacacACCCCATGGCCCTGTGTGCAAAGTGGGGCACTGCAAAGGGAACggtgtgtcatttgggacatttCCTTTGCTTCAGCCTCATTGAGGATCAAGGGGaaacgagagacagagagggagaaaatgaaCGCTTACTCTTTGGTTCTCTTTCCTCTGTTCGTGTCAGTGGGGTGGGGTGCCAGGACGTTATCTAatagaaaaatgtgtgtttgtgcgtgacAGTGTGTGATCGTGCAAAGGGGCATAACATAGTGCCCAGCCTCTAGCCAAAACAAAGAAGCACAGAGAGAAGGGGTGTGGAGGGTGGCGTGCTGGATggagcgtgcacacacacacacacacacatttactccaaggcaccagcgGTTGGTCACACCCAGGGGACGTGACCAGGAAAAGCTGCCCATGGACAGAAAGCCCTcctaccacccacacaccccacaGGGACGTGACCGGCCACACTGTTCTCTCTTCTGGAGAATCAAAGACCCTCAAAACCCAGTCAGAATGTGTCCTTGACTGACTCTTGGGAAGGCTGGTCAGGAGTGAATCCACAATCCATTGTCACCTAGTGTTGGGTTCTGCCGGGACACGTAGCCTTACAGCAGACGTGTCACATCCCCAGTGAAATGCTGACTTGCATGCTCTTTCCCAACAATGCAATAGAAAAGTAAGAaagatagaaaaataaaaagttcaATATAATAATAGTAAATTATTGCATTTGTTAAGCACTTTTCATTATAGAGGAATAATGTCAAAGTGcgtgaaaaaaaacacaagaaatattaaaatattaaatgaaagaACTATATCATAAAAATCTATGTTAtaggaaaatagtacaaattcTAATAATAATGCCTGATTTTcgttccctctttctgtctctctgttcattCTGTCCTATtttttctcttgtcttttccatccctctcttcataTACTGCTGTATTTCCCACAAGTGGAGGTGTGTTGCTCTGGGAACTATTACTCATTCTTTTGAACATTGagtgtgtattggtgtgtgtttgtgtgtgagtgtgtattggtgtgtttgagtgtgtgagtgtgtattggtgtgtgttagtgtgtgagtgtctattggtgtgtttgagtgtgctagtgtgtgttactgtgtgtgttctgtgtataAAAACAGCCTGGTGATAGAAGCAGGGTACGGCAGGTTATGACCGGCCCTGTCCAGACCTGAGCTGTAAACAGGACTGTCTGAGACAGTTATAAACAGGTCTAAAGAGCCAAGTTATATCAGTTATGCATAGCTATGGATTTCCATTGGTACATTTCTCTGGTATCACCCTCCTACTCCACAGGAGAAAGTCTGGGTATCCCAGATGTAAGATTTCACCTCTTACCTTGTGCCCTTTCAACCGAAAGAAGAAAACAATCCATTCAGCATGTACACCTTACAGTTACAgataatgtacactcacctaaaggattattaggaacaccatactaatactgtgtttgaccccctttcgccttcagaactgagACTTCTACGTGGCATacattcaacaaggtgctgaaagcattctttagaaatgttggcccatattgataggatagcatcttgcagttgatggagatttgtgggatgcacatccagggcacgaagctcccattccaccacatcccaaagatgatctattgggttgagatctggtgactgtgggggccatttcagtacagtgaactcattgtcatgttcaagaaaccaatttgaaatgattcgagctttgtgacatggtgcattatcctgctggaagtagccatcagaggatgggtacatggtggtcataaagggatggacatggtcagaaacaaagctcaggtaggccatggcatttaaatgatgcccaattggcactaaggggcctaaagtgtgccaagaaaacatcccccacaccattacaccaccaccaccagcctgcacagtggtaacaaggcatgatggatccatgttctcattctgtttacgccaaattctgactctaccatctgaatgtctcaacagaaatcgagactcatcagaccaggcaacattattccctcttcaactgtccaattttggtgagcttgtgcaaattgtagcctctttttcctatttgtagtggagatgagtggtacccggtggagtcttctgctgttgtagcccatccgcctcaaggttgtgcgtgttgtggcttcacaaatgctttgctgcatacctcggttgtaacgagtggttatttcattcaaagttgctcttctatcagcttgaatcagtcggcccattctcctctgacctctagcatcaacaaggcattttcgcccgcaggactgccacatactggatgtttttcccttttcacaccattctttgtaaaccctagaaatggttgtgcgtgaaaatcccagtaactgagcagattgtgaaatactcagaccggcccgtctggcaccaacaaccatgccacgctcaaaattgcttaaatcacctttccttcccattctgacattcagtttggaattcaggagattgtcttgaccaggaccacacccctaaatgcactgaagcaactgccatgtgattggttgataattgcattatcctaataatcctttaggtgagtatatactATATATTGTATGGCAATGATGTATCTAAtggtaattatgtttttaacaGTAATGAGGAACAGTATCTAATGGTAATGATGCATCTAACAGTAATGATGAACAGTATCTAATGGTAATGATGCATCTAACAGTAATGATGAACAGTATCTAACGGTAATGCTGCATCTAACAGTAATGATGAATAATATCTAACAGCAATGATATATTCAACAATAATGATTTCCTGTGTCTAAaggtaataatatatataaaatggcaATTGTTGTTTAAAATAACTCCAGACAGAGACCTTCAGtgttataatacattacaatacattttaatcatatAAGATGAAGGGCTACATGAATCCTATACATGAATATATCGGGCAAAGATTCAAACATTCAGACTCCTTGGCAATGACCCAGCTGTATGGTGATGCAGGGACAAAGTAACCCTCTGGGGGCTCAGTGAAATGATGCCTCCCTCCCAGAGCGCCACTtcctccccccactccctctgACCCCTCTCAGAGTTTAACAGTAATGGTCTTAACCTCCGTAAAGAAGTGATAGCTATCCCtcgccccctccctccccacccccgAACTTTTCACCCCACCAAAGGGGAGGTTCAGGTCTCTGACCAGCCAACTGTTGGTCCAGACAAGCCCCGCCTCCAATCTCCTGGCAACCCGGTGGACCCGGCCCACGTCGCGCGTCCACACCGTCGCCGCCAAACCGTAGCGCACCCCGTTGCCCAGAGCGACAGCCTCGTCCTCGGTGTCAAAGGGGCCGACGCAGACGACCGGGCCGAAGATCTCCTCCTGCATGACGCGGGATGCCTGTGCCACGCCGGTGATCACCGTGGGCCGCATGAAGTAACCAGCCGCGTGGCGACCTGGAAGCACCAGCGGATCCTCGCCCTCCCCGCAGAGTACCGCGGCGCCCTCTGACCTTGCCAGGGCCACGAAGCTTCGCACCTGCAGAGGGTTAGGATTAGAGCCGTGTACATATGACGCCACTGGCAGTGCACTCTGGGATCTCTGAGCACGTCTGTTAACAGAGGGAGTGGCCTGACCTTCTCCAGGTGTTCCCTGCTGACCAGAGCTCCATTGTGGTTCTCCGGGTCCGAGGGAGCGCCTGTCTTCCATTCACGCGCCGCCGCCACGAACCTCTTCAGGAACTCTGGGTAGATGCTCCTCTCTACGTAGATCCTACTGGTACACAGACAGATCTCCCCCTGGTAGGATGAGGGGTTGATGGAGAAAtgacagaaaagagagaagtgagtgagagggggaagggaaaaaagagagaaaaaaatgacaACTTTCTGTCTGTGAAATGTAAGCCATGATCGCCACCAAGTGGTGAAGGTGTTAAAACTGCAACCTGAAGTCCCAGAGCATCAGATTCTCCACTGAGACGAGTGACACCGTCAAGTGTAAAACTATGTAGACAGGACAGTCAATGACACAGCGAACACAGGAATCCCTGCATTATTCTATTGGCCAATCGCGAGTACTTCAGTCAGCTTACTGaccattgtccatctgtaatgcAATTCACTCCACCAGATGATTCTTCTCACCTGATTGTAGAAGGATGATCGTACTGTGGTGAGGACAGCCTGGTCCAGATCAGCGTCTGAGAAGATCAGGGCAGGGTTCTTCCCCCCGAGCTCCAAGCTCAACTTCTTACAGAACGGGGCGCTGCGCTCTGTGATCCTCTGGGCCGTGGCCGTGGAGCCGGTGAAGCTGATCAGCGGGACGTCGGGGTGGCCTACCAGGGCGTCACCAGCTCGCGGCCCGGTACCAAATACCACATTTATCACCCCGGGAGGAAAACCTTCGAGGagtgggggaggtggggggagaggaggggggggggggggagtgtcGTATTTAGGGTTGTGGTCAGTTCAGGGAGTACCGTTACTGAGCAACTCTACTGAGAGGAAACTTCAAAGTTGCGAAAAATCTGTGTAACTTCCAGTAAGGAACATAACGAGCACTGAGGCTATAACCActtttagtcacattttcagacaGTAGTCAATGTTATTGTCGCAATTTGAGCATATTTTAGGCCTATTTCGGCCAAACTTAAAGTGGACCCTCAATGAGTAGGCAATGTGGTAGCGAGGTGTGCTGTTAGATGGTGGGTGGGGAAGTTTTACCGGCCTCCTCCAGCAGTTTGCACATCATCCAGGCCGTCACCGAGGTCATCTCGCTGGGCTTAGCAACCACTGTGTTGCCTGTAGCAACAGCTGGGGCAATCTTCCAGGTGAGCAGGTAGAGAGGCAGGTTCCAGGGACTGATCAGACCAGctgcacacgcatgcacgcacgcacgcacgcacacgattagattcaactttgtcattgaacagtacgattacagtacaacaaaatgcggTTAGCGtccaaccagaagtgcaaatagaaaaacaaacacacacacctcttcaaTATAGGTGGAAAGACATCTTTGTATTATATTCGTGCTGTTATGACATCTGTACCAACACTGCATCTCTCCGTTTGAAAGAAGTCGTTAAAACACACCAGGGATTAATCTTTGTCATTAATCTTTTATGGCCGCTAGCTAACCTACAGCCATTTACAAACCAAACTAATGTGAAGACGTCATTTTTCTGGTCCATGTCTAATAGCTCCTAAAATCATAGGAATCCCAACCCAGTTAACTACTACAAACTGCCAGAAGACATTAACGTCGATCTCCACGTAGAAGCAGGTTTTCTCCCAGGCAGAGCAGATCATCTCTGTCTGCTTACCGACGCCGACAGGGCTGCGGACCGTGTAGTTGACACAGCCCATGTGGTCCATCAGGCTGCAGTCGGTGGTgtggtggaggacagaggacgCGAAGAACCTCAGGTTATAGGCTGACCGTGGGATGTCTACTGTCCGGGCAAATGTTATGGTTTTACCTGGAAGAGAGACCCCCCCCCGAGGGAACAGGGACCGAAATTCAATCAAAAATGCATTGCAGAATTTATACAGTAGCTCTTTTTTCAAAGATCAAAGAAGAAGTAGTGTGTGGGTATGGGATACacattgtaaataaagacacaGTGTAAACACTGTAAATAAAGACACAGTGTAAACACTGTAAATAAAGACACAGTGTAAACACTGTAAATAAAGACAGTGTAAACACTGTAAATAAAGAGTGTAAACACTGTAAATAAAGAGTGTAAACATCGTAAAGAGTGTAAACATCATAAATAAAGCCAGTGGAAACACTGTAAATAAAGAGTGTAAAAGTGTAAGTTATACCAACTTTAGTGAGGAGACCATGTTCCAATGTCAAGTATAATCCAAAGTGTAAAGGGGTCAGGGTCAAGAGTTAAAGGTCATTACCTTGGTCTCGGGACTCAGCTTGGGCAAACTCCTCAAGGTGAGATTCGATCAGGTCAGCAAGTTTATTCATCACCTGACCTCTCTCCGCCGGACTACGAGCTGACCAATCAGGGAACGCCGCTTTAGCGGCCTGCACCGCAGCATCCACCTGCAACCAATCAGAGGCCAGGGTTGGTATGTATGTGTCTGAAGACAAATGTTCATGTAACTGCAGTCCATAATGTAGCATAGCAGATTTAAAGGTAAACTATGCTAGACAGAAAATGTTGAGGGACGTGACATATTCTAGACCGTACAGAACCCCCAAATAATTCCAACTGGCAGAACACTCCATCTTTAGATCTTTAGGCAACCAGCCTAACTAGGACCTTAATCTAGATCCATGGCAAACGGACACATTGACCAAGAAGCGGTTTAATAATTACTGCTTAGTCTGTTGACTTGGCACAGAGCAAGGTTCATCTCTGTGACTCAGCAATATGATATAGGCAGTATAATTAAGGAAATTCGTTaattttatgcattttattattCCAAAGTATCTGAACTGCTAGAACTTCAAACCAATGCTGCACCTTTTACAGTAACATAAAAAGGAAAAAGCAAGTCACCGTGGATAATATCGTCTGCTtattgacttaaatgtaaatgtatcacCAACTCCGATCAAAGATCACCAGTGGCAGAACGGCTGTAATAACAGCGACATGCTGTTGCTGTCATTTCTTATGTACTCATTAAGTATTACATCATAACCCTACACCACTCATTCACATTGAGTTTCTGAATTATTCTCAAAAATTCTAATAGTTAAATATTAATTACATCTCCAGCTTTCGGAAAACTGTGATATAGTTCATGTCTCTCGAGGGCATGCTTGCCTGAGAGACGGAAGAGCTCATTTTTCACAATAAACGAAATATTCCAGTAAATGAAAACCCTGTCCTGTGATGGAGTGACTCTTAGATATTTACAATGGAAAAGGCAATCATTGTACAGACAATGCTGATGTCATTTCAGACATACAAATCTATATAAAAGGTATACTTTCTTTGGAGTATACTATCAATAGACATGAAAATAATCCAACTACCCGAATATGTCGCTAAATACACGTTATATCACGGACTCTCCATTAATGGACGGTTACTGCGTCCCTATTCTTTCACCAAAAactatgtattttaaataactaCATGAACTTGACAGACATACAACATAACAGGTTATATAGCGCCACTTAGGCATTTCAATTAGGCATTTCAAAAGTTAAATTGTTATTTCGGCAATAGGCTAACATACTAAAATTCCATGCAAATACGTTATAATTCACAACTTGTTTTCTACCTTACCTCATCTTTACCGCTGTCCGGCACTTTGCAGTAGACCTCGCCGGTGGATGGGTCGACCGAGTCGATGTGTCGGGAACACGGAATAAACTTTCCGCCGATGTAGTTCTCCAGAAACAGTTGTGTCGGGTGATCGGCATTTTTCATCATGGTACCGTAATGTTTCTACAATATATcactaaaaggaaaaaaatgcgGGTCAATGTGAAGACCTGTGAGGAAATTGCACTAAAGTGCGACACTCCAGATCTACTGGTTTTTGGAAGTGGGCTTAAGGGTCGCTCGTGAATGATTGACTCGTCTTAGTGAACGTTGGGAACCGAATCGCATTGGTGAAACGAGTCGGTAATTTGACTCAATGTTTAAGCTCAACGATTATTTGCAAGTGAAGTGAAAACTTATTTTCTAAAGattgtacaggtgctggtcatataactcgaatatcatcaaaaagttgatttatgtcagtaattccattcaaaaagtgaaacttgtatattatattcattcattacacacagactgatatatttcaaatgtttatttcttttaattgtgatgattataactgacaactaatgaaaatcccaaatacagtatctccgaaaatgtgaatattactttagaccaatacaaaaaaaaagattttttgaaatgttggccaactgaaaagtatgttggggctccttttgcctgaattactgcagcaatgcgtcgtggcatggagtcgatcagtctgtggcactgctcaggtgttatgagagcccagattgctctgatagtggccttcagctcttctgcattgttgggtctggcgtatcacatcttcctcttcacaataccccatagattttctatagggttaaggtcaggcgagtttgctggccaattaagaacagggataccatggtccttaaacccggtactggtagctttggcactgtgtgcaggtgccaagtcctgttggaaaatgaaatctccataaagttggtcagcagcaggaagcatgaagtgctgtaaaacttcctggtagacggctgcgttgaccttggacctcagaaaacacagtggaccaacaccagcagatgacatggcaccccaaaccatcactgactgtggaaactttacactggacttcatgCAAttgtggattatgtgcctctcctctcttcctccagactctgggaccttgattcccaaaggaaatgcaaaatttactttaatcagagaacataactttggaccattcagcagcagtccagtcctttttgtctttagcccaggtgagacgcttctgacgctgtgtcttgttcaagagtggcttgacacaaggaatgcgacagctgaaacccatgtcttgcatacgtctgggtgtggtggttcttgaagcactgactccagctgcagtccactctttgtgaatctcccccacattttttaatgggttttgtttcacaatcctctccagggtgcggttatccctattgcttgtacacttttttctaccacatcttttccttcccttcgcctctctattaatgtgcttggacacagagctctgtgaacagccagcctctttagctatgaccttttgtgtcttgcccttcttgtgcaaggtgtcaatggtcgtcttttggacagctatcaagtcagcagtcttccccatgattgtgttgcctacagaactagactgagagaccatttaaaggccttttcaggttttttgggttaattagctgattagagtgtggcaccaggtttcttcaatattgaaccttttcacaatattcaaattttctgagatactgaatttggggttttcattagttgtcagttataatcatcacaattaaaataaataaacacttgagaTATATCAGTCTgggtggaatgaatgtatacattatacaagtttaactttttgaatggaattactgaaataaatcacctCTCACCTGTAAAGTAACATCAGGAAAAAAATCTGCAGGCGATCTATTTTGACTGGTAATGTTTTAACGtttgaacatgcatttcacgCTCTAACAATTCTAGACTACTTTTTTATGTTGTGAgttatttttaagcattttaaacaaaaagccACTCGGGAGCCAGATGAGCTGTCTCGTTAAGGTGAACCGTGCTTAAAGAATAGGATCACCGAAAAGATCAAATGCCCATCTCTAGGGCTTTGGCTACATGGACCGGACACTGCAGTACATGATTCCCATTTGAAACATTTCTCGTACCAAATGCCCCCCTCAACTCATTTACcacactacttttaaccagatcccACAGGTTTCTGATCAAAACAAACAGTAAAGTTGAGAAACAAAGTACCAAGTAACAAACTAAGAAAAACCCAAACAGTATTGTAAAGCAAAGTATAAACACTAAATAAAACACTAAGAACCAGTTGGGGTATTGAAGTCATGTCTTTATTATTCTCCATCTCCACCACCAGGGGTActtcccaaatgccaccctattgcCTATGTAAGGTCACTAGTTTGTACTAGACAGAGAACCTGGGGAGCCATTTGGACTCAATTCATATTATCACTGCAAAGATCCTGACAGGATAACAcctcaaaatggcaccctagtcccTCTGTATTACACTACCTCAGGAGTTCCCATAAACCCCATCTGaagcactatgtagggaacatctgaagcactatgtagggaacatctgaagcactatgtagggaacatctgaagcactatgtagggaacatctgaagcactatgt
This window harbors:
- the aldh8a1 gene encoding 2-aminomuconic semialdehyde dehydrogenase; this encodes MMKNADHPTQLFLENYIGGKFIPCSRHIDSVDPSTGEVYCKVPDSGKDEVDAAVQAAKAAFPDWSARSPAERGQVMNKLADLIESHLEEFAQAESRDQGKTITFARTVDIPRSAYNLRFFASSVLHHTTDCSLMDHMGCVNYTVRSPVGVAGLISPWNLPLYLLTWKIAPAVATGNTVVAKPSEMTSVTAWMMCKLLEEAGFPPGVINVVFGTGPRAGDALVGHPDVPLISFTGSTATAQRITERSAPFCKKLSLELGGKNPALIFSDADLDQAVLTTVRSSFYNQGEICLCTSRIYVERSIYPEFLKRFVAAAREWKTGAPSDPENHNGALVSREHLEKVRSFVALARSEGAAVLCGEGEDPLVLPGRHAAGYFMRPTVITGVAQASRVMQEEIFGPVVCVGPFDTEDEAVALGNGVRYGLAATVWTRDVGRVHRVARRLEAGLVWTNSWLVRDLNLPFGGVKSSGVGREGARDSYHFFTEVKTITVKL